In a genomic window of Candidatus Hydrogenedentota bacterium:
- a CDS encoding glycosyltransferase family 39 protein — protein MTAWVQQTAGRRPWVLILVVWAWLYLPCLGTAELHHEEGRRAGTAREMLARGEWAMPVFQGQPYLTKPPGYYWVLMASSRLFGGFNEWSIRIPSALSVLICALLAGKIARASGGHALVGGVAMLVMPEVWGKGQLGEIDAVFMAQVFASIALAWRAVRRPGDYAAAVLSGLFLGWAIITKGPAAPALYYLALAVWLAWERRARWLLSVQHAAVVVVAAAIVGTWIAFLARRMDLANAAQVWAGEVGAGRFEETAEASLKSFFVFPFGVLGGLLPGTLALIGWVFRRPEHPEGQSARRRLLSGTLPGFVMLWIHGRRVRYVLPVAPLAAIAAGIVFARPLARWFDSRKSVIVAGVVLLLAGVVRIGIMESRAEKTGSRKTGAELARILPADTPVHSTVYGRYWNACFYADRPFVAVDHPSKIPDSATRALVFKEEMPLLADRSPRILLEGEMRRSQPIVVVELQQRLR, from the coding sequence ATGACGGCCTGGGTGCAACAAACGGCCGGACGCCGGCCATGGGTGCTTATCCTCGTCGTGTGGGCATGGCTCTACCTTCCATGCCTGGGGACGGCGGAACTCCACCACGAGGAAGGACGCCGCGCGGGAACCGCCCGCGAAATGCTGGCGCGCGGCGAATGGGCCATGCCGGTTTTTCAGGGCCAGCCCTACCTGACCAAACCGCCCGGATACTACTGGGTGTTGATGGCGTCTTCGCGCCTGTTCGGCGGGTTCAACGAGTGGAGCATACGCATTCCGTCGGCCTTGTCCGTCTTGATTTGCGCCTTGTTGGCGGGAAAAATCGCCCGAGCAAGCGGCGGCCATGCCCTCGTGGGCGGCGTGGCGATGCTCGTCATGCCCGAGGTATGGGGCAAAGGACAACTCGGTGAGATTGACGCTGTCTTCATGGCTCAGGTCTTCGCGTCCATCGCGCTGGCATGGCGCGCCGTAAGACGCCCGGGCGATTATGCCGCGGCGGTACTGTCCGGACTTTTCCTCGGCTGGGCGATAATCACGAAAGGCCCCGCGGCGCCCGCGCTTTACTATCTTGCATTGGCCGTCTGGCTCGCATGGGAACGCCGCGCCCGATGGCTGCTTTCCGTGCAGCATGCGGCGGTTGTTGTCGTCGCGGCGGCGATCGTGGGGACATGGATCGCTTTCCTGGCGCGGCGGATGGATCTCGCGAACGCGGCGCAGGTCTGGGCCGGCGAAGTCGGCGCGGGACGCTTTGAGGAAACGGCCGAGGCTTCCTTGAAATCATTCTTTGTGTTTCCCTTCGGCGTGCTCGGCGGCTTGTTGCCGGGAACGCTCGCGTTGATTGGGTGGGTGTTCCGCCGTCCCGAACACCCTGAAGGGCAATCGGCGCGGCGCCGGCTGTTGTCGGGAACGCTCCCCGGATTCGTCATGCTGTGGATACACGGCCGTCGCGTGCGGTATGTGCTGCCGGTGGCGCCCCTTGCGGCCATCGCTGCCGGGATTGTATTTGCCCGGCCGCTGGCTCGCTGGTTCGATTCGCGCAAGTCCGTTATCGTGGCCGGTGTCGTCCTGTTGCTTGCGGGAGTGGTCCGAATCGGCATCATGGAATCGCGCGCGGAAAAAACCGGCAGCCGGAAAACCGGCGCGGAACTCGCCCGAATCCTGCCCGCGGACACGCCGGTCCACAGCACCGTTTACGGGCGCTATTGGAATGCCTGTTTTTACGCGGATCGCCCCTTCGTCGCGGTGGACCATCCCTCGAAAATTCCCGATTCCGCCACAAGAGCCCTTGTCTTCAAGGAAGAGATGCCATTGCTTGCGGATCGCAGTCCGCGAATCCTCCTCGAAGGCGAAATGCGGCGCTCACAGCCGATAGTCGTTGTCGAACTCCAACAACGATTGCGATAG